From a region of the Tiliqua scincoides isolate rTilSci1 chromosome 4, rTilSci1.hap2, whole genome shotgun sequence genome:
- the BLCAP gene encoding apoptosis inducing factor BLCAP — MYCLQWLLPVLLIPKPLNPALWFSHSMFMGFYLLSFLLERKPCTICALVFLAALFLICYSCWGNCFLYHCSGSQLPDSAHDPTIVGT, encoded by the coding sequence ATGTACTGCCTCCAGTGGTTACTGCCTGTTCTCCTCATCCCAAAGCCCCTCAACCCAGCCTTGTGGTTCAGTCACTCAATGTTCATGGGCTTCTATCTACTGAGTTTCCTGTTGGAGCGGAAGCCTTGCACAATCTGTGCCTTGGTCTTCTTGGCTGCCTTGTTCCTCATCTGCTACAGTTGCTGGGGGAATTGCTTCTTGTATCACTGCTCTGGCTCCCAGCTGCCTGACTCTGCTCATGATCCCACCATAGTTGGCACCTAA